Genomic DNA from Bacteriovorax sp. Seq25_V:
TCAAAAGATTCTTTTGCCATGACGAAATCTCCTAAAAATTATTAATATTACAGCGGTATAAAATATCCGTCCGAATTTAGATGTATATTCCTCGTTTTTCAAGTATTTCTTTCGCTAATTCAAAAGAAAGTTGGTCATACCTGTCAAAATTCATTGTAAAACTAGCTCTACCTTGAGATTTTGATCTGATATCCGTACTATATCCAAACATTTCAGCAAGAGGCACTTCTGCCTCTACTATCTCTTTATCTTGTTTAGTTCCCATATTGAGAATCTTTCCGCGCTTCATGTTGATGTCAGAAATTACGTCCCCAGTATACTCGCTAGGTGTGATAACCTCCAAGTCCATTTTTGGTTCCATAAGAACTAATCCAGCTTTTTGACATGCTTCTCTAAATGCTTGTGAGGCAGCAATGGCGTAAGCTACTGGAGAAGACTCTTCTTCCTTAATTTCTGCAGACAATAAAGTTGCTTTAATATTGATGAATGGGTATCCGGCCATAGCTCCACCCAGGGCAGAGTCATGAATACTCTTTTCGATCGAATTTAAAATTTCTGAAGGAATTTCTCTCGCAGGAACTTTAGATTCAAAAAGAATTCCAGCTTGATGATCTGCTGGTTCAACTTGAATTTTACAATTTCCAAATACGATCTTACCAGCTTGCTCTTTGTTAAATGTACTTTCACTTGAAGCTGAGGCTGAAATACTTTCTCTGTAAGAAACTTGTGGATCACCAACGCGAATACTAACTTTAAACTCACGCTCAAGTCTGTCACAGATAATTTCAAGATGTAATTCACCCATTCCATAAATTAATAACTGACCAGTCTCTTTATTATTTAAATAATGAAAAGATGGATCTTCTAATGAAAGCTGATTCAAAGATTCCATCAGTTTCTTTTCATCGTTTGCAGTCTTTGGCTCAATAGCAACAGAAATTACAGCCTCTGGGAATTCCATTAAGTCGTAAATAATCGTTTTGTTTTCAGCACAAAGTGTTTCACCAGTAACAGTGTTCTTTAAACCAGTAATAGCAATGATATCACCAGCAAAGGCTTCCTGAAGCTCTGTTCTCTTATCTGCGTGCATTTGAAGAATTTTATTAATTCTTTCACGCTTTTCCTTGAGAGGGTTATAAACCTGCTGTCCGGCCTTTATAGAGCCTGAATAAATTCTAAAAAATGTAAGTGAACCAACAAATGGATCCGTTGCAATTTTAAATGCGATACCACTAAACATATCTGCAGTATCTGGTTTTCTTGATTCTTCTTTATCGCGATTTTTTCCGCTAACACCTTTTACAGCACCTCTATCAATTGGAGACGGTAAATAATCAGCAACAGCGTCTAAAAGAGGTTGAATACCTTTGTTCTTAAATGCACTTCCACAAAGAACAGGAACAAAGTGATCATTAATAGTAGCCTTTCTAACAACAGTCTTAATTTCTTCATTTGAAACTTCTTCACCAGAAAGATATTTTTCAGCGAAATCATCATCGTAGTCAGCTAGTGTTTCAATAAGTTCTTCTCGTGACAACTGAGCATCATCTGAAAGATCTGCAGGGATCTCTTCTTCAATAACCTTTGCACCAAGATCACCTTCTGAGAAATAAAGAGCCTTCATCGAAATAAGGTCAATAACCCCCTTGAATGTATCCTCACTTCCGATAGGAAGTTGAATAGCAGCAGCTTTTTTACCAAGCTTTTCACGAATTTCGTCAATACACATTTGAAAGTTTGAACCAACTCGATCCATTTTATTAACGAATGCGATTCTTGGAACATTATATTTGTCTGCCTGGCCCCATACTGTTTCAGATTGTGGCTCTACACCACCAACAGCATCGAAAACACCAACAGCTCCATCAAGTACCCTTAGAGCTCTTTCAACCTCAATTGTGAAGTCTACGTGACCTGGAGTATCGATGATATTAATTCTTGTATTTTTCCAAGTACAAGTTGTTGCAGCAGAAGTAATTGTAATACCTCTTTCTTGCTCTTGCACCATCCAGTCCATAGTTGCAGCACCATCATGCACTTCACCTATTTTGTGGGATTTTCCCGTGTAAAACAGGATACGCTCTGTCGTTGTAGTTTTACCTGCATCGATGTGAGCCATAATTCCAATATTTCTAATTTTTTCTAATTGATCAGAACTCATTGAGAACAACTTCCTTGGTTACCAAAACTAAAAAAGGCTTCGAAAGATTTATGCTCTCTCGAAGCCTAGTTTTTTTTAAATTTTACTTCTTTTTAAGAAATTACCACTTAAGGTGTGCAAAAGCTTTGTTAGCCTCAGCCATTTTGTAAACGTCTTCACGTTTCTTAACTGAAGCGCCTCTACCTTGAGAAGCATCAATGATTTCATCAGAAAGTCTGTCAACCATTGTTTTACCGTTTCTTGCTCTTGCGTAATCTCTTAGCCATCTAAGTGCCAGAGACTGTCTTCTGTTTGGTCTAACTTCAACAGGAATTTGGTAAGTCGCCCCACCGATTCTTCTTGATTTAACTTCAACAGCTGGCTTGATGTTTGAAAGTGCTTTTTTGAATACTTTCAATGGCTCTTCACCAGTTTTTTGCTCAACTCTTTGAAGAGCTGAATAAAAAATTCTTTCTGCAGTGGCTTTTTTTCCACCTTTCATTAAAGCGTTTACACACTTCGTAACAACGACATCTTGGTATATCGGATCAGGAAGTACTTCTCTAGCCTGTGCTCTATGTTTTCTACTCATATCTTTCTCCTCTTCACCCGTAGGTTACTCACTTTAAATCAAGATATAACGACTTAAAGTGCTAAATTAAAATTTAATTTATTTTTTTGGTTTTTTACAACCGTATTTTGATCTTCTTTGTCCTCTTTTATCAACACCTTGACAGTCTAGTGCCCCTCTAATTGTGTGATAACGAACCCCTGGTAGATCTTTTACTCTTCCACCTCTGATCATAACGATCGAGTGTTCTTGTAGATTGTGACCTTCTCCACCAATGTATGATGTTACTTCAAATCCACTTGTTAGCTTTACTCTACATAC
This window encodes:
- the fusA gene encoding elongation factor G; amino-acid sequence: MSSDQLEKIRNIGIMAHIDAGKTTTTERILFYTGKSHKIGEVHDGAATMDWMVQEQERGITITSAATTCTWKNTRINIIDTPGHVDFTIEVERALRVLDGAVGVFDAVGGVEPQSETVWGQADKYNVPRIAFVNKMDRVGSNFQMCIDEIREKLGKKAAAIQLPIGSEDTFKGVIDLISMKALYFSEGDLGAKVIEEEIPADLSDDAQLSREELIETLADYDDDFAEKYLSGEEVSNEEIKTVVRKATINDHFVPVLCGSAFKNKGIQPLLDAVADYLPSPIDRGAVKGVSGKNRDKEESRKPDTADMFSGIAFKIATDPFVGSLTFFRIYSGSIKAGQQVYNPLKEKRERINKILQMHADKRTELQEAFAGDIIAITGLKNTVTGETLCAENKTIIYDLMEFPEAVISVAIEPKTANDEKKLMESLNQLSLEDPSFHYLNNKETGQLLIYGMGELHLEIICDRLEREFKVSIRVGDPQVSYRESISASASSESTFNKEQAGKIVFGNCKIQVEPADHQAGILFESKVPAREIPSEILNSIEKSIHDSALGGAMAGYPFINIKATLLSAEIKEEESSPVAYAIAASQAFREACQKAGLVLMEPKMDLEVITPSEYTGDVISDINMKRGKILNMGTKQDKEIVEAEVPLAEMFGYSTDIRSKSQGRASFTMNFDRYDQLSFELAKEILEKRGIYI
- the rpsG gene encoding 30S ribosomal protein S7: MSRKHRAQAREVLPDPIYQDVVVTKCVNALMKGGKKATAERIFYSALQRVEQKTGEEPLKVFKKALSNIKPAVEVKSRRIGGATYQIPVEVRPNRRQSLALRWLRDYARARNGKTMVDRLSDEIIDASQGRGASVKKREDVYKMAEANKAFAHLKW
- the rpsL gene encoding 30S ribosomal protein S12; protein product: MPTINQLIRKGRVDKVEKTKSPALVSCPQRRGVCTRVYTTTPKKPNSAMRKVCRVKLTSGFEVTSYIGGEGHNLQEHSIVMIRGGRVKDLPGVRYHTIRGALDCQGVDKRGQRRSKYGCKKPKK